From Candidatus Pedobacter colombiensis, one genomic window encodes:
- a CDS encoding cytochrome c oxidase subunit II yields MSLRKFISNKTIAALAVILTVFANTSAFAQAAAAETAKKPVDMGPIYKSVIFYAMAFLLVCLFVAIIGKALKVYELTREAQDKPKGINWNTVNGVLFALFLIVGLYGVYWEYTVHGNMILPEAASEHGKKIDQMFNITLILTTIVFIVTHILLFAFAYFYKYTNKRKAYYYPHNNTIERIWTIVPAFVLTILVLMGFLTWRSIFYKIEDPNNKPISIEITSSQFAWAIRYAGADGVVGTKNYKLITANNALGIDYKDKNSLDDQSADEMVIPVNKPVRLILTSKDVIHSFYMPHFRVQLNTVPGMTSYFEFTPTITTEEMKAKTNDPTFKYLFLCNKICGDGHYKMQKEVKVVSMAEYEAWVKQQPAYLTDDLKKEFNLPVTPAAAPVAADTTAKEASAVKTKQLALKN; encoded by the coding sequence ATGAGTTTAAGAAAATTTATAAGTAACAAAACGATAGCGGCACTAGCAGTAATTTTAACTGTGTTTGCAAATACCAGCGCTTTTGCACAAGCTGCAGCCGCTGAGACCGCTAAAAAGCCCGTTGATATGGGGCCGATTTATAAATCGGTGATATTTTATGCCATGGCCTTTTTACTGGTTTGCTTATTCGTAGCAATCATTGGAAAAGCATTAAAGGTATATGAATTGACCCGTGAGGCTCAGGATAAACCAAAAGGAATTAACTGGAATACAGTTAATGGAGTGCTTTTTGCATTGTTCCTTATTGTAGGTTTATATGGTGTATATTGGGAATATACAGTTCATGGAAACATGATCCTACCTGAAGCAGCATCAGAACATGGTAAAAAGATTGACCAGATGTTTAACATTACGTTGATCCTTACAACTATAGTTTTCATTGTTACACACATTCTTTTATTTGCTTTCGCTTATTTCTATAAATACACAAACAAAAGAAAAGCATATTATTACCCTCACAACAATACCATTGAGCGTATCTGGACAATTGTTCCGGCTTTCGTTTTAACAATTTTGGTATTAATGGGATTCCTTACCTGGAGATCAATTTTTTACAAAATCGAAGACCCTAATAACAAACCTATCAGTATTGAGATTACTTCATCTCAATTTGCCTGGGCAATTCGCTATGCAGGTGCTGATGGTGTAGTTGGTACAAAGAATTACAAATTGATCACCGCAAATAATGCATTAGGTATTGATTATAAAGATAAAAACTCACTTGATGATCAGTCGGCAGATGAGATGGTAATTCCGGTTAACAAGCCAGTGCGTTTAATTTTGACCAGTAAGGATGTAATTCATAGTTTTTATATGCCACATTTCAGGGTTCAATTGAATACAGTACCAGGCATGACTTCTTACTTCGAATTTACACCGACCATCACTACTGAAGAGATGAAGGCTAAAACGAACGACCCTACTTTTAAATATTTGTTTTTATGTAACAAGATCTGTGGAGACGGTCACTATAAAATGCAAAAAGAAGTTAAGGTTGTTTCAATGGCTGAATATGAGGCTTGGGTAAAACAACAACCAGCTTATTTAACTGACGATTTGAAAAAGGAATTTAACTTACCTGTAACACCTGCTGCTGCTCCAGTAGCTGCTGATACAACAGCAAAGGAAGCCTCGGCAGTTAAAACAAAACAATTAGCTTTAAAAAATTAA
- a CDS encoding quinol:cytochrome C oxidoreductase, whose translation MGTHNYNFTEQFEFTGKAKTLSIIAIVIGLAAIGYGFSAEALHERTFANLLLMAYYFACVCMSGAFFLAVQFVAQAGWSASILRVPQAMAKTLPIAVIILLAVIGAGLYTHNLYHHWHAVGLTDPGSANYDKIIDGKSSFLNVPFFMARQVIFLGVYTIFALLLSKLSNNEDLEGGLNSYRKSFKYSCIFLVIYGFTTPIFAFDTVMSLEAHWFSTMFGWYNFAAMWVSALATIAIILILLRKAGYMNWVNNSHLHNLGQLVFGWSIFWTYVWFAQFLLIYYANMPEETVYFYNRFENYQFWFYLNLVLNFLAPVFLLMDRDNKRHENILLTVCIVVVCGHWVDYYQMIMPGTVAEEHTFGIIEIGTAIGFVGLFTFTVLSALSKKPLIAKNHPFLQESLHHHL comes from the coding sequence ATGGGAACTCACAATTATAATTTTACTGAGCAGTTTGAGTTTACAGGTAAAGCTAAAACTTTAAGCATAATCGCTATTGTAATAGGTCTGGCGGCTATAGGTTATGGTTTTTCTGCTGAGGCGCTTCATGAGCGTACCTTTGCAAACCTGTTGCTAATGGCTTATTACTTCGCATGTGTATGCATGTCTGGAGCTTTCTTCCTTGCTGTTCAATTTGTAGCACAAGCTGGCTGGTCTGCTTCTATATTACGTGTACCGCAGGCAATGGCCAAAACTCTACCAATAGCAGTAATCATATTACTTGCGGTAATTGGTGCAGGTTTATATACACACAACTTATATCATCACTGGCACGCTGTAGGATTAACAGATCCCGGCAGTGCAAACTATGATAAAATAATCGATGGTAAATCATCTTTCCTGAATGTACCTTTCTTCATGGCTCGTCAGGTAATTTTTCTAGGTGTTTATACCATCTTCGCTTTATTATTATCAAAGCTATCTAACAATGAGGATCTTGAAGGTGGTTTAAATTCATACAGAAAGAGCTTTAAATACTCTTGTATATTTTTGGTTATTTATGGATTTACCACACCAATTTTTGCTTTCGATACTGTAATGTCACTTGAGGCACACTGGTTCTCAACTATGTTTGGTTGGTATAACTTTGCTGCCATGTGGGTAAGTGCTTTAGCTACTATTGCGATCATCTTGATTTTATTGAGAAAAGCAGGTTACATGAACTGGGTAAACAATAGCCATTTACATAACCTTGGACAATTGGTTTTCGGTTGGTCTATTTTCTGGACTTATGTATGGTTTGCTCAATTTTTGTTAATCTATTATGCTAACATGCCAGAGGAGACTGTATATTTCTATAACAGGTTTGAAAATTATCAATTCTGGTTTTACCTGAATTTGGTATTGAACTTTTTAGCTCCTGTGTTTTTGTTAATGGACAGAGACAATAAAAGACACGAGAATATATTATTGACCGTATGTATTGTTGTTGTATGTGGCCACTGGGTTGATTATTATCAAATGATCATGCCAGGAACAGTTGCTGAAGAACATACATTTGGTATAATAGAGATTGGTACCGCGATTGGTTTTGTTGGTTTGTTTACTTTTACAGTTTTGAGTGCTTTAAGTAAGAAACCTTTAATCGCTAAAAACCATCCGTTTTTACAAGAAAGTTTACACCACCATTTGTAG
- a CDS encoding cytochrome c produces MNKSKVVLASFCILAGAVVFSACKDKRSPGLEYAPNMYEPIAYNPDQPNPNPSFKGQTAQTPPAHTNPVGFNKYDDYPNTKEGYELAGANLVNPLPLTEANVESGKHYFTVFCSPCHGEKGDGKGHLVQIEKISGIPAYHGDATSSRGGLMKDLTAGKIYHTIEYGLNNMGSHASQLSPEERWKVVMYVQQLQKIQ; encoded by the coding sequence ATGAATAAGAGTAAAGTAGTTTTAGCCTCATTTTGTATTCTTGCAGGTGCTGTTGTATTTTCAGCATGCAAGGATAAAAGAAGTCCGGGTTTAGAATACGCACCAAATATGTATGAACCGATTGCTTACAATCCGGATCAACCTAATCCTAATCCAAGTTTTAAAGGACAAACGGCACAAACTCCGCCTGCACATACCAATCCGGTAGGATTCAATAAGTATGATGATTATCCTAACACTAAGGAAGGATATGAGTTGGCTGGTGCGAATCTGGTTAATCCACTTCCTTTAACGGAAGCAAACGTGGAATCAGGTAAGCATTATTTCACTGTATTTTGTTCTCCATGTCACGGAGAAAAAGGTGATGGTAAAGGTCACTTGGTTCAAATTGAAAAGATCAGCGGAATTCCTGCTTATCATGGTGATGCAACTTCTTCGCGTGGTGGTCTGATGAAAGATTTAACAGCAGGAAAAATTTATCATACCATTGAGTATGGTTTAAATAATATGGGATCACATGCCTCTCAGCTATCTCCAGAAGAAAGATGGAAAGTAGTGATGTATGTTCAACAATTACAAAAAATACAATAG
- a CDS encoding DUF3341 domain-containing protein, which translates to MNNTKYILGSFGDPDEMMHGIDKLQENNIKIHDVYTPMPIHGIEAKLGVKRSRLDIAAFFFGITGTCTMLSFVYYAAAIDWPINIGGKPHFALPDFIPITFELTILFCAFGLVASYYASTHLFPGRAPRVMDLRATDDRFIIAVDAKENTDHSKIDDLLKEAGALEVKHNERKYISYE; encoded by the coding sequence ATGAATAATACCAAATATATTTTAGGCAGCTTTGGTGATCCTGATGAAATGATGCATGGCATCGATAAATTGCAGGAAAACAACATTAAGATACATGATGTTTATACGCCAATGCCTATTCACGGCATAGAAGCAAAATTAGGAGTTAAACGTTCGAGGTTAGATATTGCTGCTTTCTTTTTCGGAATCACGGGTACTTGTACCATGCTTTCATTTGTATATTATGCAGCTGCTATCGACTGGCCAATCAATATTGGTGGTAAGCCGCACTTTGCTTTACCGGATTTTATTCCAATTACATTTGAGTTGACTATTTTATTTTGTGCTTTTGGTTTAGTAGCTTCTTACTATGCATCGACCCACTTATTTCCGGGAAGAGCACCAAGAGTAATGGATTTAAGAGCAACAGATGATAGGTTTATTATTGCAGTTGATGCAAAAGAAAACACTGATCACAGTAAGATTGACGATTTATTAAAGGAAGCTGGTGCTTTGGAAGTAAAGCATAATGAAAGGAAGTATATTAGCTATGAATAA
- the nrfD gene encoding polysulfide reductase NrfD: MSGHNESILREPLITGTDITYAKITDDILSPVENKPNRAWWIGFTVALCGALLWVVAVSYTFWFGIGAWGLNKTVGWAWDITGFVWWVGIGHAGTLISAVLLLFRQNWRNSINRSAEAMTIFAVICAATYVVSHMGRPWLAYWVLPLPNQFGSLWVNFNSPLVWDMFAISTYFSVSLLFWYTGLLPDIATIRDRATGVRRRVYSILSFGWSGNVKTWQRFEAVCLVLAGISTPLVLSVHTIVSMDFATSVIPGWHTTIFPPYFVAGAIFSGFAMVLTLMLVTRKVLGLENYITMFHIESMNKIIILTGSIVGVAYLTEFFIAWYSGSEYEQYAFINRSTGPYWWAYWMMMTCNVISPQLLWFKKIRTSIPATWILSIVVNIGMWFERFVIIVTSLHRDYIPSSWAMFYPTWVDVSVFVGSIGLFFTLFLLFLRVLPSIAIAEVKMILKSASEQVKLKQIKEGHLDPTHVSEYIESLEKFDSVKQEEYAKI; the protein is encoded by the coding sequence ATGTCAGGACATAACGAATCAATATTAAGAGAACCACTAATCACCGGTACAGATATCACGTATGCAAAGATTACGGATGATATTTTATCACCGGTAGAGAATAAGCCAAACAGGGCTTGGTGGATAGGATTTACCGTGGCACTGTGCGGAGCTTTACTATGGGTAGTAGCAGTAAGCTATACCTTCTGGTTTGGTATCGGTGCCTGGGGATTAAATAAAACAGTTGGATGGGCATGGGATATCACCGGTTTCGTATGGTGGGTAGGTATTGGTCACGCAGGAACACTTATTTCTGCAGTACTATTGCTCTTCCGTCAGAACTGGCGTAACTCGATTAACCGTTCGGCAGAGGCGATGACAATCTTCGCCGTTATTTGTGCGGCAACGTATGTAGTATCTCACATGGGTAGACCATGGTTAGCTTACTGGGTACTTCCGTTACCAAATCAATTCGGATCATTATGGGTTAACTTTAACTCACCATTAGTATGGGATATGTTTGCGATCTCAACTTACTTCTCGGTATCACTATTGTTCTGGTATACAGGTTTATTACCTGATATCGCAACTATTCGTGACCGCGCTACAGGTGTTAGACGCAGAGTTTATTCAATATTATCATTTGGATGGTCGGGAAATGTGAAGACATGGCAGCGTTTTGAGGCTGTATGTTTAGTCTTAGCTGGTATTTCTACACCTTTGGTACTTTCGGTACACACGATTGTATCTATGGACTTTGCTACTTCGGTAATTCCGGGATGGCACACTACAATTTTCCCTCCTTATTTCGTAGCGGGTGCGATCTTCTCAGGATTTGCAATGGTACTAACACTTATGTTGGTTACCCGTAAAGTATTGGGTCTTGAAAACTACATCACCATGTTCCACATTGAATCTATGAACAAGATTATCATCTTGACAGGATCGATTGTGGGTGTGGCTTATTTAACCGAGTTCTTTATTGCCTGGTATTCAGGTTCTGAGTATGAGCAATATGCTTTCATCAACCGTTCTACTGGTCCATACTGGTGGGCATACTGGATGATGATGACTTGTAACGTAATCTCTCCTCAGTTGTTATGGTTCAAAAAGATCCGTACCAGCATCCCTGCTACCTGGATTTTATCTATCGTAGTAAACATAGGTATGTGGTTTGAGCGTTTTGTAATTATTGTAACTTCATTACACCGTGATTATATTCCTTCAAGTTGGGCAATGTTCTATCCAACCTGGGTAGATGTGAGTGTATTTGTGGGGTCAATTGGTCTGTTCTTTACTTTGTTCCTGTTGTTCTTAAGGGTATTGCCTTCAATTGCAATTGCAGAGGTTAAGATGATATTGAAAAGTGCTAGTGAGCAGGTTAAACTTAAGCAAATTAAAGAAGGTCATTTGGATCCGACACATGTATCAGAATACATTGAGTCTTTAGAGAAATTTGATAGTGTTAAACAAGAAGAATACGCAAAAATATAA
- a CDS encoding TAT-variant-translocated molybdopterin oxidoreductase, whose protein sequence is MESNKKYWKGLEEYNNTPDFVENNKNEFAEPLPIEDVLNEAGLSTVTPRRDFLKALGFGLGAVTLAACHTAPVRKAIPYVIKPEEVVPGIPNYYVSSFKGHPVLVKTREGRPIKIEANTNAGVYNCGTDAQAQASVLDLYDVSKLKAPLLKENEATWVKVDEFVKGELNKVQASGKKIRLVSSSVNSPSTKAVIADFTAAYPNTKHVQYDAVSYTGIIKANENSFGKAVVPKYNFDKADLIVSFGADFLGTWINGEEFTAQYVSNRNHKSLKEGKMSRHFQFEAGMSLTGTNADTRIPVKLSEEGPALIALYNAITGAGLAGGTLPNNVTADKALKLVGKELLQNKGKALVVSGSNDVSTQILVNAINSAIGSYGTTINLDNPCKLYAGNDAEFAELINEMNRGEVAAVFFLDSNPAYDVANTKAFTDALAKVALKVSFSDRKDETSTLCDVTAINHNYLESWGDASSYEGVYSIVQPTINPVFNSRQAEESLLIWSDNAVKEYYQYVRNNWEKNILPAVGANWMEALQKGVFALAEKPAGAYTFSLSLAAVVPSILNDSKILAKDIELQVYESVPMRDGKHANNAFLQELPDPVSKVTWDNYVAIAPKYAEKLGFKEFDIVSVKADNGYTIDLPLLIQPGQAIGTVSIALGYGRTKAGKAGDNVGKNAYPFVSFSNGTLKYATTVKLAATGRREELAQTQTHYSFEGRNVIREATFAEYQKNPAAGSGNDHAKHKTYDLWSKYETPGNNWVMAIDLNACTGCGSCIVACNVENNIPIVGKDEVRRRREMHWIRIDRYYSFNQEGEAHAEGAHGHSAINAVTKEKEIAHLNEDQMNNVSVVHQPMLCQHCDHAPCETVCPVLATVHSSDGLNHMAYNRCVGTRYCANNCPYKVRRFNWFNYWNDSRFDNYLNNEFTQLLLNPDVTTRSRGVMEKCSMCIQRIQAGKLKAKIEKRPLKDGDIKMACQQACSANAIIFGDSNDPESEVSKALRSERIYYVLEEINVQPGIGYMTKIRNTDTTVQA, encoded by the coding sequence ATGGAAAGCAATAAAAAATACTGGAAAGGCTTAGAAGAGTATAACAACACTCCGGATTTTGTTGAAAACAACAAGAACGAATTTGCTGAGCCACTTCCAATAGAAGATGTTTTAAATGAAGCAGGGTTAAGTACCGTAACTCCACGCCGTGACTTTTTAAAAGCTTTAGGCTTTGGTTTAGGTGCGGTAACATTGGCGGCTTGTCACACAGCCCCTGTTCGTAAGGCAATACCTTATGTAATTAAACCTGAAGAGGTTGTTCCGGGTATTCCTAACTATTATGTTTCAAGCTTTAAAGGTCACCCTGTATTGGTTAAAACCAGAGAAGGTAGACCAATTAAGATAGAGGCAAATACAAATGCAGGTGTATATAACTGTGGTACTGATGCGCAAGCTCAGGCTTCCGTGTTAGATCTGTATGATGTATCCAAATTAAAAGCACCTTTATTAAAAGAAAACGAAGCTACCTGGGTTAAGGTAGATGAGTTTGTAAAAGGAGAGTTAAACAAAGTTCAGGCTTCGGGAAAGAAAATCCGTTTGGTTTCTTCTTCTGTAAACAGTCCTTCTACAAAAGCAGTTATTGCTGATTTCACTGCTGCTTATCCTAATACTAAACACGTACAATACGATGCGGTTTCTTATACAGGTATCATTAAAGCGAATGAGAATAGCTTCGGTAAAGCTGTTGTTCCTAAATATAATTTTGATAAAGCAGACCTGATTGTAAGTTTCGGAGCTGACTTTTTAGGTACATGGATTAATGGTGAAGAGTTTACTGCTCAATATGTTTCTAACAGAAACCATAAGTCGTTAAAAGAAGGCAAAATGTCTCGTCACTTCCAATTTGAGGCGGGTATGAGCTTAACAGGTACAAATGCAGATACACGTATTCCGGTAAAATTATCGGAAGAGGGCCCTGCTTTGATCGCCTTATATAATGCAATTACAGGTGCCGGCTTAGCTGGTGGTACTTTACCTAATAATGTTACTGCTGATAAAGCATTGAAATTAGTAGGTAAAGAGCTTTTACAAAATAAAGGTAAAGCGCTTGTAGTTTCAGGATCAAATGATGTTTCTACTCAAATTTTAGTAAATGCTATAAACTCTGCTATCGGCAGTTATGGTACTACTATTAATTTAGATAATCCTTGCAAACTTTATGCAGGTAATGACGCTGAATTTGCTGAATTGATCAATGAAATGAACAGAGGCGAAGTTGCTGCTGTTTTCTTCCTGGATAGCAATCCGGCTTACGATGTAGCAAACACTAAAGCGTTTACTGATGCTTTAGCGAAAGTCGCCTTAAAAGTGTCGTTCTCTGACCGTAAAGATGAGACTTCTACTTTGTGCGATGTTACTGCAATTAACCATAACTATTTAGAGTCATGGGGTGATGCAAGCTCGTACGAAGGAGTTTATTCTATTGTACAGCCAACAATTAATCCTGTATTTAATTCACGTCAGGCAGAGGAGAGTTTATTGATCTGGTCTGACAATGCTGTTAAGGAATACTATCAGTATGTTCGTAACAACTGGGAGAAAAACATCTTACCTGCTGTAGGTGCTAACTGGATGGAAGCTTTACAAAAAGGTGTATTTGCCCTTGCTGAAAAACCAGCAGGTGCATATACTTTCAGCCTTTCTTTAGCGGCAGTAGTTCCTTCTATTTTAAACGATAGCAAAATCTTAGCTAAAGATATCGAGCTTCAGGTATACGAAAGTGTTCCGATGCGTGATGGTAAACATGCCAACAATGCATTCTTGCAAGAGCTTCCTGATCCAGTTTCGAAAGTAACCTGGGATAACTATGTTGCTATTGCACCAAAGTATGCAGAGAAATTAGGATTTAAAGAATTTGATATCGTTTCAGTGAAAGCTGATAACGGTTATACGATTGACCTTCCTTTATTGATCCAACCAGGGCAAGCGATAGGTACTGTATCCATTGCATTAGGTTATGGCCGTACCAAAGCTGGTAAAGCCGGTGATAATGTAGGTAAAAATGCTTATCCTTTTGTAAGCTTTAGCAATGGTACTCTAAAGTATGCTACGACTGTTAAATTAGCAGCTACTGGCAGAAGAGAAGAACTTGCTCAAACACAAACACATTATTCTTTTGAAGGTAGAAATGTAATCCGTGAGGCTACATTTGCTGAATACCAAAAGAATCCTGCTGCTGGTTCGGGTAATGATCATGCTAAGCATAAAACTTACGATTTATGGAGTAAATATGAAACACCAGGTAACAACTGGGTAATGGCAATCGATTTGAATGCTTGTACCGGTTGTGGTTCTTGTATTGTTGCTTGTAACGTAGAGAATAACATTCCTATTGTAGGTAAAGATGAAGTGCGCAGACGCAGAGAAATGCACTGGATCCGTATCGACCGTTACTACAGCTTTAACCAGGAAGGTGAAGCCCATGCAGAAGGTGCACATGGTCATAGTGCTATTAACGCTGTAACGAAAGAGAAAGAGATTGCTCATCTGAATGAAGATCAAATGAACAATGTATCGGTTGTACACCAGCCAATGCTTTGTCAACATTGTGATCATGCTCCATGTGAGACTGTTTGTCCGGTATTGGCTACAGTACACTCTTCAGACGGTTTAAATCACATGGCTTACAACCGTTGCGTAGGTACTCGTTACTGTGCAAACAACTGTCCATATAAAGTACGTCGTTTCAACTGGTTCAACTACTGGAATGATTCACGTTTTGACAACTACCTGAACAATGAATTTACTCAGTTGTTACTTAACCCTGATGTAACTACACGTTCAAGAGGTGTGATGGAAAAATGCTCGATGTGTATTCAGCGTATTCAGGCAGGTAAATTGAAAGCTAAAATTGAAAAACGTCCGTTGAAAGATGGCGATATCAAAATGGCATGTCAGCAAGCTTGTTCTGCAAATGCAATCATCTTTGGTGATTCCAACGACCCTGAATCGGAAGTTTCTAAAGCATTACGTAGTGAACGTATTTACTATGTGTTGGAAGAGATTAACGTACAACCGGGTATAGGTTATATGACGAAAATTAGAAATACAGATACAACAGTACAAGCGTAA
- a CDS encoding c-type cytochrome: MRDISLIIRRVWKSAFMFTALSVLIVSATQAQDVVEGRKIFKDKCASCHQLDRNSTGPALTPKLKELDEAFAIKWIRNWKALVDAGDKQAIEATKFSPVEMTTFPTMTDEQIKSVIAYAKAGEPKKEAVAGAAVATGSDEVSSFSIAGVALIILISIAVLVVLGRAVKMLERLILKKQGIEVPEEENVSFADGTRKMFKNKKFVFFFILCLIITLGSFGWMGMWDTGVHTGYQPVQPIKFSHELHAGVNQIDCQYCHSGAFKSKNASIPSVNVCMNCHKAVQATEKYNGEISPEIQKIYTAIGYDPNTLTYDKSKEKPVEWVRVHNLPDFAYFNHSQHVVVGEEAIRKEKGLQPNEPVCFACHGPVNTMEEIYQYSPLTMKWCINCHKNAEISGKDNAFYTKVIEAHEKIKKGEKITPALLGGLECGKCHY; encoded by the coding sequence ATGAGGGATATCTCATTGATCATTAGAAGAGTTTGGAAGTCGGCGTTCATGTTTACGGCTCTATCTGTTTTAATCGTTTCTGCAACACAAGCGCAAGATGTAGTGGAGGGAAGAAAAATATTTAAAGATAAATGTGCTTCTTGTCACCAATTAGACCGTAACAGTACTGGTCCGGCATTAACACCTAAGCTGAAAGAGCTGGATGAAGCTTTCGCCATTAAATGGATTAGAAACTGGAAGGCTTTAGTTGACGCGGGTGACAAACAGGCTATCGAGGCTACGAAGTTCTCTCCTGTAGAGATGACTACGTTCCCAACGATGACTGACGAGCAGATTAAAAGTGTAATCGCTTATGCAAAAGCAGGCGAGCCGAAAAAAGAAGCGGTGGCTGGTGCAGCTGTAGCAACAGGTTCTGACGAGGTTTCGTCTTTCTCTATTGCAGGGGTTGCCTTGATTATACTTATCTCTATTGCTGTATTGGTTGTTTTAGGCCGTGCAGTAAAAATGTTAGAGCGTTTGATTCTTAAGAAACAAGGAATTGAAGTTCCTGAAGAAGAAAATGTTTCTTTTGCTGATGGTACACGTAAGATGTTTAAAAATAAGAAGTTTGTATTCTTCTTCATTTTATGTTTGATTATAACCTTAGGTTCATTTGGATGGATGGGTATGTGGGATACAGGTGTACATACAGGTTATCAGCCGGTACAACCTATCAAGTTCTCTCACGAGTTGCACGCTGGGGTTAATCAGATTGATTGTCAATATTGTCACTCAGGTGCATTTAAATCTAAAAATGCTTCTATACCGTCAGTTAATGTTTGTATGAACTGTCACAAAGCTGTACAGGCAACTGAAAAATACAACGGAGAGATTTCTCCTGAGATCCAAAAGATCTACACTGCTATAGGTTATGATCCAAATACACTTACTTACGATAAATCGAAAGAAAAGCCGGTTGAGTGGGTACGTGTACACAACTTGCCTGATTTTGCTTACTTCAATCACTCACAACACGTTGTAGTTGGTGAGGAAGCTATCAGAAAAGAAAAAGGTTTACAGCCTAATGAACCAGTATGTTTTGCATGTCATGGTCCGGTAAATACAATGGAAGAAATCTATCAGTATTCTCCACTAACCATGAAATGGTGTATCAACTGCCATAAAAATGCAGAGATTTCAGGTAAAGACAACGCATTCTATACTAAAGTGATTGAAGCCCATGAGAAAATCAAAAAAGGCGAGAAAATCACTCCTGCATTGCTAGGTGGTTTAGAGTGTGGTAAGTGTCACTATTAA
- a CDS encoding deoxyhypusine synthase family protein: MSTTRGPISQFMERNYLHFNAAAMMDAAKGYETHLDEGGKMMITLAGAMSTAELGISLAEMIRQDKVSIISCTGANLEEDIMNLVAHSHYKRVPNYRDLSPQDEWDLLENHYNRVTDTCIPEEEAFRRLQKHINKIWKDAEAAGERYFPHEFMYKMLLSGDLEQYYEIDPKNSWMLAAAEKNLPIVVPGWEDSTMGNIFASYVMKGEVNATTVKGGIEYMGYLADWYIKNSEGKGIGFFQIGGGIAGDFPICVVPMLYQDMEMPNIPFWSYFCQISDSTTSYGSYSGAVPNEKITWGKLDIHTPKFIVESDATIVAPLMFAWILKM; this comes from the coding sequence ATGAGTACAACAAGAGGACCGATATCTCAATTTATGGAGCGTAATTATCTCCATTTTAATGCAGCAGCTATGATGGATGCGGCTAAAGGATATGAAACACATTTAGATGAAGGTGGAAAAATGATGATTACCCTTGCAGGTGCAATGAGTACTGCTGAGTTGGGTATTTCACTGGCAGAGATGATCCGTCAGGATAAAGTTTCTATCATTTCATGTACAGGTGCTAACCTGGAAGAGGATATCATGAACCTTGTTGCGCACTCACATTATAAACGCGTTCCTAACTATCGTGATTTAAGTCCACAGGATGAATGGGATTTATTAGAAAACCATTACAACCGTGTTACGGATACTTGTATTCCGGAAGAAGAAGCATTTAGAAGACTGCAAAAACACATCAATAAAATATGGAAAGATGCAGAAGCGGCTGGTGAGCGGTACTTCCCGCACGAGTTTATGTATAAGATGTTGTTGAGTGGTGATTTGGAGCAATACTATGAGATTGATCCTAAAAACTCATGGATGCTTGCTGCGGCTGAAAAGAATTTGCCGATCGTTGTACCAGGATGGGAGGACTCGACAATGGGAAATATCTTTGCTTCTTATGTGATGAAAGGTGAAGTTAATGCTACTACTGTAAAGGGTGGTATTGAATATATGGGTTATTTAGCTGATTGGTATATCAAGAATAGTGAAGGCAAGGGAATTGGCTTCTTCCAAATTGGTGGTGGTATTGCTGGCGATTTCCCAATCTGCGTTGTACCTATGCTTTATCAGGATATGGAAATGCCTAATATTCCATTCTGGAGCTACTTCTGTCAGATTTCTGATTCGACAACTTCTTATGGTTCTTATTCGGGTGCTGTACCTAATGAGAAGATTACGTGGGGTAAGTTGGATATCCACACACCTAAATTTATTGTAGAATCTGATGCAACAATAGTGGCTCCATTGATGTTTGCATGGATACTAAAAATGTAA